taatgaaaactgaTAGCAcctttaacaaaataaataatgttataaattttttttttttttttgttacacatATATCACAGGCTTAGGAAAAGATTAGAGTTGtggcaaatattttattttgatttattgagATTCGCCAATTAAaggttatttatttacatatgtctgtgtgtgttcaaatATCTTACATCTCAAAGTATCGACATTTGAAAGAAAGgcactttatatattttcatcaaatttcacttttatttttaatatcagtCAGAAACCttatcagttctatatttaatataagaataataaatatcaaaTCCAAACGATGCTGAATTATCAAATAAAACACGGAATTTAAGTGGTATGAAAGCAAAATTAATCGCTTGTATTGGAGGCCAAATTAGCCACTCAGAAAGTAACAAAGTTTTTCCACAGTTTTTGTATTCAGTTAACATTTTGTCAACTGAGGAATTTTCTAGAATTCCTAGTgatgataaaaatagaaatacaccTATCGGTGTACCTATAGTTTGGTCAAATAGAAGTTTTTTGACGACTACACGAATTGAAGAACCTGGGAAAAGATAGTCTATTAGGTGATACCAGTAATGGCTTGGGGGTCCCAATATTAAACCAGTAATACTGATGTGTAGAGTCCGATCTCTGTTCCATGTTTGCTGTCGCTGAATTGAAAGTTCATAGAGTTGTTGAACAGAATCTCCACCTGCTGCGGATGTTATACTAATGGCTGTATTAGTCAAGAGAAGGTATTTCCGTGAAAACAACAGCTGTACACCAGATACTACTTTGTGGTATATCCTTTTGCGTGCACCAATAAAAACATTAGTCATAGTTTCGACCTGGAAAACATAAAACAGTTTTGTTTACATTCACAACGGTGATAAAAATTTTAGATCTGAGTCTTTATTTAAAAGCTATTTTAAATAATTCATATTGAGAAATTGGTAGTCattccagaaaaaaatatatgaactagaaatagtaaccaaacctTCCTCAACTCCCATTACATGGTCTTAAAAAAGGACATAGATCATGTAGCCCCAGATACAATCTCTACAAATACAAAAGTCAAATAGTCGCAACTTGAATGTTTTTTATTATAGATCTGCCCAATCAGAGCTAAACAGTTTAACAATAAAGAGTTAAAGGTGAGAGTGGGATGGGCAACAGACACATCAATGATAGCGATGCATGATGTGAGGGTAGAAAACTAATACGAGCATCAGAGGGGCATGAAGTTATCAGAGAACAGTGGTGTAGGTTACACAGCAGGCagatatgcaagcatgcatatgtgtgtatggacacaaatatacataaattttaacatccattctgTTATGCCTGAGCAGGCAAGTGGGTCAACTGAGTTGATTGGTAATATGCTAGTCAACATGGTCCTTTGATATCTTCTTTGTGAGGTGTGATTTAGATTTGACTTCACCATGTCATTCACATCTCCATTAGACTCCCTCTTCTACAGATGCCAGTTCTTTGAGCACATAGCACAACTTTATACAACTGTcctccttgtgtgtgtatacatgtacttattatgtacatataaattcaaataagttattatctttaaaaagcaccattcgagcgtgactgatgccagtgtcgcctgactagcacctgtgccagtgggatgtaaaaagcaccattcaagcatgaccaatgccagtaccacctgactagcaCCAGTGCTggagacatgtaaaaagcaccgtttgagcatGGTTAATCCCAGGGCTGCCTgattggctcttgtgctggtggcacgtaaaaaatacccactacacactcagagtggttgatgttaagaagggcatccagctgtagaaaccttaccaaatcagattggagcctggtgcagcctcccgacTTCCCAGTCCTCaatcgaaccatccaactcatgcaagcatggaaagatgttaaatgatgatgacatatatatatattatccaaaatatagtattttctttttcttatacataaatgaCAATATACCCATCTTTTAGTATTTTACTGATACACTGGATAAAACTGGGGAACTTGGATGCTGACATCCTTTTAAGAGgtccgagattcgaacccgtgatccctcgacagcagactcgcagtcgagggatcgcaggttcgaatctcggactggtcaatgtgtgtttatgagcgaaacacctaagctccacgcggctccggcagaaggtaatggcgaacttctgctgactcttttgccacaactttctctcactctttactcttgcgacggactggcattccgtccaggtggggaatctatatgccaaggaaactgggaaaccggcccttatgagccagggatggctcgaggaggaacaaaaacatatatatatactggtacaaACATGATATCTTTAAGATAGTATGTATTATACTGATTTGATATCATTGTATCAGATATTTCCATAGCGATAGTCCTGTAAGTATGTGGAGGAGCACTGGGAAGACATGCAAAATGAAGAAAGCTTGAATGTCAATAATAGATAATGTAAAATAGAGCTATAAGAGGAAATGCAATTATCTTAAAAGAATGTGCATTTATAAAGCAATGCAAAATTACTACTTAACTACTACCTAAATTTTAACAATACCGGGCATATTGAGTTATGGTCTTGTCACCCGCATcataaatcaggtagttcatgaaggagtctgacccaatgattggtgtagcagcaccatagtcaactgctacaagggtaaaggtgatgctttagatagaaataactactggggtatcaaattattggatcaagtgatgaaagttacagaaagggtcatagcccaactaattagggagagagttagcctagatgagatgcagtttggttttgtaccaggcagaagcaccactgatgctatatttctggtaaggcaactgcaggagaaatatctggccaaagataaacctctgtacttggcttggagaaagcctttgacagggtcccccgatcctttatctggtggtcaatgcggaaactagggatagacggaAGTAGATTATGTTATCAAAGTTGTgtgagatttggctattatttctagcatgtggctaACCTGCttgaagatttttttcttcttttcttctgtaGTTTCAGTTCAGAGCTGCCGCCTTGTTGAAGAATTGAAActttacaaacaattttttatCAGAATcgtaattttcgtatttttctacgtatttcacaaaaaaaaaaaaaaaatccggaaaaagtgaaaaattacGTAGGGGAGTATGAGGTGGGGTgggattgaaattttgaaaatgcgattaaaaatttttttttttttcagaatcggatcctccataaccaaacacgtgggattccgtaaaaaaaaatcaatacatatCCATTTTACCGaaagttatgacggaaaaattggatcttgtgaattttccgaaagtccttcGCCCCAACCCCCAGGGTCGttaggcaattttttttttttatatactctttctACATACTTGTTAACACCCAGCAGgctggtttattttattttattttttacgggtgaagatctttatattgaccgaaacggctttgtttcctcataatttccagaaaaattagttattttaaatgaaaatttctacaaatacctttcagagtgcATAAAGTACGGATATATTGGAATCTGAtgtggtaaaaataaataaataaaaacggttAGCATGCACACAATTTTcttcgaaatttcaagtttcgTTTTGTAGATGTATGTGATGTgtcagtatactcttttacttgtttcagtcatttgattgcggccatgctggagcaccacctttagtcgagcaactcaaccccgggacttattcttttgtaagcccagtacttattctatcggtctctttggccgaaccgctagttaacggggacgtaaacacaccagcatcggttgtcaagcaatgctaggggaacaaacacagacacacaaacatatatatatatatatatatatatatatatatatatatacatatatacgacaggcttctttcagtttccgtctaccaaatccactcacaaggctttggtcggcacgaggctatagtagaagacacttacccaaggtgccacgctacttaccacacagccactcctgcgcctatatatatatatatatatattaaattccgATTTTATCATAATCACTctgaaaatatccatttttcggggctaatgcagtttcgtacctctccttgaaaaatgcatggTTTTGAAAAAACTTCTTCGGATTTCTATGTTTTAGATGTCGgagaatatacaaaaaaaaatgttttttaattctctctccccgtaatctccgacatctaaagCGCAGGGATCCGAAAacctttttttcaaaaaatgcatttttcaaggagaggtgcgaaactgcattagcccccatTTTTAGGTGCCTTGTGTGAATTTTGCGAAACCCTTCTCCCCACGtacggaaaaaaaaatttcacaacaaattccaataCAATGGGATTCTATACCATCTAAAGCGTATTTGTAGAaggtttcattaaaaaatatccgttTTTTCTGGAGGTTATGAAGAAATAAAGTCAGTGGGAGGCACACACGTATAGGCATGTTGCAGGATTATCTTCACATATGTGCCCCAACCTCAATATACTGACATACGTCAAGTGTATctgcaaaatgaaacttgaaatttagaaaaattgttatgtgtgtcagtatgtatctgtgcatgcctACTAAGTTGaggttttcttttttacattaaaccccaatataatcgtaatttacacACTCTGAAAGGTACGAACACTTCGCTCCGGCTGGTTAATGGTATATCATGGTACATCCGTTCGCGGTGGTCTATAACaaacatgtatattttaaaattatttcgaagatatatattacacacacagacacacatttaagCACAATTAATTACTTATAAAGCACACAGATCCACTTCAATTTAGGTAGTCCGTCTCTTTAATTAGTAATTGCCATTAACGCAGTCTGTGACCTTGTGTTCAAATGAGGAGCACTAAGCTCTCTATGATATTATTTTGGGGTTTAAAAAAACAAGGTAAATTTTCCgaggttttttgtttttcttagtgAACCACGTAGGGGTGTACttactaaaaaaaaatagatataaactaaTATTTTCTTATGAGAGGAAAATCACTAGTGTGTATAAAACTACTGATGATCAACATCGGCGAAATTTAATGCAATAAATACGATAAAAAAGTTATATATCTGTCGGTAAGGTTCAAATCTATAAGAAATAGGCTGTGACATTCAAACCTTTCCCTCCCTAGAAAATTTGACggcaaatattcaaaataaataccaatataaaaaattatttcggCTTTTCTAACTTTTACCGTGTTCTCAAATTACAACTAACACCTGTTCCATCTAATATCTATGGccctaacgtgtgtgtgtgtgtgtgtatttcaacgtGCAGAATTGTTTTGCCACATGTCAGTTCTGATCTCGTACATCTACGACCAAAGACGTTCTACCCATGACCAAcaagtcttttttcttttcgttcatACATAATATGCTTAGAACTATATTATCCTATAGGActtggcttctttttttttaacaacagaAGCATcggatctttaccctttgaacggcagatcgagaaattaattttttgtaactataaacactttcaaactttaaggtgatttggttgttgtttctagcacgtcGAGCGATCGCGTGGAGAATCTATTCCAAAAAGGTAACTAACTCTAGTAATTCATCGAGTTATTCTCAGCTTCTCTCGTGAAAATTTTCGTAATATGAGAAATATAATCTCTCACGTTCGAGTATATGATGCGATTCAATGTTCCTACCTTCTTTCTTGAATGCctgtttctgttttcctttttgttacATAATGTTGTCCCAGAGATGATTTCCGTGTTACTTCCCGTCTCACAGTGTAACACCGTGTCACTTGTATGGATGGAAGTaatggaaataattttaaatagaaGACACTAATTCCATCCGTAGTCTAGAAATAACTACTGTACTTATCGATCGCACTGCTGTTAGGGTAGCTTGTAGAAGTAGTGGCGGTCGAGGGTGCCCAAGCAAAGGAGGCAAGATAATGAAATGACGACTCGGTAGGGAATTCATGAGTAGCTTTTGATTGTTTGAATACATACGGACTTTTGGACCCCGTCTACAGTCAGTGAGCTTGCCTCTTCGTGgtcgctcgacttgctagaaatgcttgccaaatctcctttaaaccCGTTGTCATCTTATATAAAGGACATAGTGCATGCAATAGATGACATATTCCTACACACACCAAAAAGAATGAAGTGATCGtggctagaatgcctttaatCCACTAGATCAGGATAGTTATGAGCTAAGATGGTAAGAAGTTAAAATGTGTAGCAACAGAAAGCAATCTAAAAAAACTAACATTTCTTTAAGGCATATCCAAGTTGCGAACGGAATTAAGATAAATGTTTAGTAAAAGCAAATTTTCTCAGATtgacattatttcatatatacttacagaagTTGTAAATGATTATACCAATAAAATATGGGAGCTTAAAAAGAAACTAACACTGACAACAGTTACTTTCGCtatcaatattaatataactCTTAGTGCTGGGTGCAATGGGGCCAATCGACCTGGACACGTGAGAATGGGTGTAAAAACTTTCTCTAGCATATCAAGTTCCCTTAACTCATGCCAGTCGTTTGGGTGTCACTTGAGACGCTTTTGCAGTCAGCCGTGACCAGTGGTCATTGTTCTCCGGTTTACAATGTCTCTTCAAAGTGGATGCGCCAAAAGAGACTTAATACTCAGGTACAGAAAACCCTACCATTCTACTGATACTAGCGGTATTTATCTTGTTGATCCAATGCTGTTAGCTTGTACTTGATTAGATCAGCCTCCTTAGAAATAATCTTTAAAATTCACCTCTTTTATTCACGAAACATTTTTGAGTGATACCGATGAGATTTCCTACGTTTAACTTTCTTCGACGGCTGAAATGAACAGCACCCTTTTGGCTCGGCTTAACATGTGTATGAAGTCAACTAGGGTAGCTTTGTGTGATCACGCGACCTGCCAGATATATCAACCAACTCTCATTCGAATCAGTTCCATATTGCCCaactatatttataaaaagaagaaaagacacaCTGCATGTTGATTAGTCtaatgcagtggttttcaaccagggttccgccagtacagtccaggggttccgcaagaagttacaaaaatgctaaaatcgacagtaatttttaattctcctgtgcagatatgtatgcataagacAATCAAATTATTGCactggggttcctcgagccagtggaatgtttccttggggttccgctccaggaAAAAAGGtagaaaagcactggtctaattaatgctttaaataaatctttatatatgaaagagaggttgtgtgtctgtctcctacgatttagattcctaactactcccacattttgcggtgcagttaaaccaaaaccgggtatcttatagccatgattcatatcgaccccttatgggtattagcgcgcgtctacgatgagtctacgattaaaaaaaaaaatttactatcattttttccatttgaatgcattttttcgctattatataagggaagtaactctctaaaaatgtctacgatgagtcaacgatttttaaaaaaatttaccatcatttttttttttccatttttaatacatttttttgctattttttggctataactctctagaaatgcttatatagttatttcccttacaaacccgagcaacgccgggcgatactgctagtataaaataaaCTGACTTATAATTAACGAAGAGTGCGTGACAGGAGTTATCGCTACTTATCTCCCCTGGCGAACCATCTTCAGCaaggtgactggcatccgtggcTTCTCCATACCAGAGTCTTTGGTACAAACCTTCATCCGAAAGTAAAATGCCCCTCGCTCAACTATTTTCGGGGAAACATGCCCAACAGCTTAAAAACgcgtaagtatatttatatgtctgtaaatTATACCTTAAACGAGGTCGATATTCTTTTTAATTAGCTTTCTATGTATGCTTGTTGAAGGTCACACCAAAgaattcttcctgtttctcttctgTTCGGATGAATTGTTGATTCTGTTCTGTTCTGTTGGGGAAGTCCAGAAATCCTTCCAGCATTCAAATTATATTCAGAATTAAAATGCTAAAAAGGGTCTTTCAGATCTTAGTTATGTTATTTCCCTTTGTTTCATTTTGGTCGGTCAAAAGGTTATTTATTACGTTTTTATagaagaattttcgaaaatacaCTTAAAATTTCTAGCATAATGTTGTCAAAATATGTGAAATGAAAATTTGCTTCCCGGGAGTTATTGTATATAAGATAAACTGATTAAATGCCTTTGTGTCTCAGCATAAGAACTAAAAGTTtatagtttaaaaaatataactaaaaaagGTCTAACTTTAACTTGATACAATGTGTTTCTGGTAAACTAAAAATCAAGTCTCAGTTTATTTCCTTCTCGTAGAATTCTAcatcaaaaattgttttaaatgaagTGAATTGTGATTTTCCGATTCCTTTTAGTTACCAGAAGTCTTTTACAGTGAATATTCAGTTGTTTTATATTTGGCCTTACAGAATCGTCTAGATTTTACAGCCTACTTTGCAAAATGACAATTTGATTAATTTCTGGAAAAATATGCagcataatttttatttatttatcgaagTTGTGGGGAAAACGAAACTTGTATTAAGAGTAGATTTTTCAGTCGGGGAAAATGAGGGCAGGAACAATTGGCTATTTATTAGGTTGTCGCAGAGTTTTGTGGAGGTGTTCGACCACTCCTCTACAAACGCACGAGTCTCTAACTcacatattcatatagaaaatagtatttttcctcatgaaaaatataagtatttttCCTTATAAATAGTAGACACATACCACTCGTCATTTTGTCGTTTCGCCCCTAAGTCAACTTTGATTaaacagacctataatcaaaggtgttGCAGTCGTAACCACCCAATCTTTCTATAgatgtctttctctttttacaaCTATTGTAGATTTAGCAGTTATATCTAGCAGGTCGAACAATTACGCAGCGGTTCTACATTGAATGAACCCTCATTTTTTTTAGCTATCGTGAGGCTGAGAAACAGATGGATCGAATAAAGTTACTTTACATGCAGTTATTGTTAAATCTTTTACGGTTCAGTTCTAAGTCAGTGCTGATGGAATGTTGATATTAGTAGGGACGCACCTGGATCTATTGCATTCTGCCTTATCTCCAAAAAACGTATATttcttaagtaaaaattttctccCCATAAGAGAGGACAAagattatcttttatattttactcgtGTCAGTCATCGGACTGCGTCcgtgctgggacaccgccttcaaagggtttagtcgaacaaatagacctaatactttttttttctttttaagtttggtTCTTATTGCATTGAACTCTTTCGCCGAACCTCTaaattacgtggacgtaaacaaaccaacactggttgtggaGGGAACAAAGTCGCGcgcgcatgcagacacacacacgatgggattccatacagttcccgtctaccaaattcattcacaaggcatttgtcgccTCCGGGTTTATAAGGTGCCATAGAGTGTTCTGAACCACTGTCACAGATATCTGTTTGTAATGGATTGGGTTTTGATGAacatttaagaaaataataaaatactcgTGAAAAGGAATGAATATGTGAAATATCAGGTTAAAGAAATtagttgatttatatatttattttttctttgtgaacCTCTTTACCATCTAATGTAAGGAAAGACTATTAAGTAGATCTTATAAATAATCCTGAAAATATCcagtaatatatattagatattcagAGGAAAAATAGTCCTCGTGACTTTTGCATCCTGCTTCCTTGGTTAGTAAGTTCagttaaacccttttgttactatattcctGTTAAAACATACTGTTTTTGCTTCAATTGATTTTCCGAtcatggccgtgccagcctcgcctggcctccgtgctggtggcacgtaaaaaacaccattcgccagcctcgtctggcacctctgtcggtgacacataaaaagcacccactacactcacggagtggttggcgttaggaagggcatccagctgtagaaacactgccagatctgactggcctggtgcagccttcgggcttcccagaccccagttgaaacgtccaacccatgctagcatggaaagcggacgttaaacgatgatgatgaaagaatttgtaaaataactgtcattaataAGCTGATGTTTTGGAACATATTAACATGAGATTTTGCTGTAAGTTTTTAATTTAGCTCACTTTAAagcaagaagtttgtatcatagaatcaggTTTGGTCTCAGgctggttgatatcaaaaggattCAAGAACAGATGTAGCTTAATAGTGCTTGAGAAATGTAGGAAGAATTTGAAACTCAtctttccaaacaaggtaacaATAACAGCACTccaaccagacatgtttttgctcTCTCAGAGTGTAAAAAGAATCATCATGGTCAAAATCAGTGTCTCTGGAGGACAGACTCTAAGTTTCTTACCAGCTTAAAGACAATTGAATATCAGTTCTTGATTAatgacttactctttactcttttacttgtttcagtcatttgactgcggccatgctggagcaccggctttagtcgagcaaatcgaccccgggacttattctttgtaagcccagtacttattctatcggtctattttgccgaaccgctaagtgacgggaacgtaaacacaccagcatcggttgtcaagcaatgctagggggacaaacatatacacacacacttactgtaACTTTTCAGCTAGATTGGTGCACTATTTCCTGTAGTGTCTGGAACCCAGACAACTGAAGCATGGCAGCTAAACCCAGCTGAAGTCACTGTGATTGACAAGAGACTATGCATGGAACACTTCTGCAGGCAACGACTGATTTAGTCCTCATTGCCCTACTCGAGtaaagcatatatatttctttactacccacaaggggctaaacatagaggggacaaacaaggacagacaaagggattaagtcgattacatcgacccagtgcgaaactggtactttaattaacgaccccgagaagatgaaaggcaaagtcgacctcggcggaatttgaactcagaacgtaacgacagacgaaatacctatttctttactaccgacaaggggctaaacacagaggggacaaacggattaagtcgattatattgaccccagtgcgcaactggtacttatttaatcgaccctgaaaggatgaaaggcaaagtcgacctcggcggaatttaaactcagaacgtaacggcagacgaaatacggctacgcatttcacccggcgtgctaaagtttctgccagctcgccgcatatagGCTAAGGAGTGAAACGCTTGTGACCCTAATTTAACTGCTGATGATAAAGAAGGGTTAATTGCACTTAATTCACAGGTGGAATTTACAATACCTCTTCTGTAGTTTCTACATGGCACAAAGCAACTTCAGTGAATTATCAGGATGGTGAGGGAAAGTGAAATGAAAGGAAGAGGTACAAATGGTCTGGTGGTTTAACTGGAAGGACTATGCAGTTGGTTTAGTAAAACAGGGGTATTGTGTGTGAAGTTACCATAGGAGATCATCAGATATTGTAAAGTCTTATTTGCAGCAATTTTGAGGATTTTAGTGTCGTGATGCTCCTCTCTAGAAAGAGTAAAGTACAAGACTGTCTCCTTGATGTATGTGGTAATTGTCTTTGTGTTGTTGATGGGGTTTTAAGTTGTGATGTGCTCATTGCTGAATATTTTTGTAGTCTCTGATCATGTACTAAGTATATTTTCCCCAATTCTTTCCTTAGATAACCTTCAGAAGAAGAAATTTTTTCTAAACCTAACCctggtgttctctctctctctctcactatatatatatatatatgtacacacatatcagTGCGTAATGATTTTCAGAAGTAGTGTAATATGGAACGACCTGGAGATATGCTAGCATAGGATCTTCTTATCACTATAAACATTTCTAAAAGTGAAAATACAATTCATTTTTTCACAAATAGTTCATTCTAGTCCAGGAGTCTTCTCATCTCACACCACCAGTCATACGTAAATCTTTTCAAAGACTCCAAATGCATTCTCAActttttgcttctctttctctcacacacacgagagagagagatggagaggtactttaattattttaaaaacatattttgagATTTCAATCTGGTGATCTTGAGATAGATCTATAGAAGAAACATGACCCATTCTGAAGAGCAACTTTTCTGACCTTCCAAAATCTTCAAAGACGATGAAAAAACGATCATAAACGTTATGTTTATGATAGTTTAAGGTAATAAAAAATGAGATGCTTATATAATTCTACGAAAAAATTGACCGTCACTAGCAGTTACCActagatttttgttttcttccttcacCTAAAATGGAAATTTCAATAAAAGTAATTATGTATAGCAGTCAGTACACCACTCGTTAGCTTCGACATGgtatttgagttatttcccttatttcaggttttttttttgtcatatcgTGCAAATGATATTGGACCAAAATTATTCATAACATACAAACAGACTACCCTATGCTGATGAAGGCTTATAGACTGAACCATGTCCTTTGTCTGTAGACAAAGATCAGGCTTTACTTCCTTGAAACATGCAACTTAACgtcttaatttcttgaaattatctcccttctaCTCCGAGAGCCCTTCACAATAGCTGCTAGTTAATTTTTCTTCCTCCAACTAAAAGGAAATGTTTGCAAGTAGTATTTAGTTAACCCATTAACCCTTTTATTTATAcagaaatagattttttttattaagctttgtttatatatatatattgtcgtgtTGAAAGAAAGCTAACGTAATGTATTGTGATTTATTGATTGTGCCTTGAATTTAAAAGTCAGTTACTTCTTTTGAAATACCACTCCTT
This DNA window, taken from Octopus sinensis linkage group LG4, ASM634580v1, whole genome shotgun sequence, encodes the following:
- the LOC115210829 gene encoding mpv17-like protein 2, with product MTNVFIGARKRIYHKVVSGVQLLFSRKYLLLTNTAISITSAAGGDSVQQLYELSIQRQQTWNRDRTLHISITGLILGPPSHYWYHLIDYLFPGSSIRVVVKKLLFDQTIGTPIGVFLFLSSLGILENSSVDKMLTEYKNCGKTLLLSEWLIWPPIQAINFAFIPLKFRVLFDNSASFGFDIYYSYIKYRTDKVSD